A portion of the Melitaea cinxia chromosome 1, ilMelCinx1.1, whole genome shotgun sequence genome contains these proteins:
- the LOC123669225 gene encoding ankyrin repeat domain-containing protein 49, which translates to MSDSEDESKIKDFKEISEEIERCKMNPATSGMFVSGWDDADQDVDLVKNPKANPIDHVLWAAENGELETLRELLTKQPGLVHATDSDGYTPLHRAAYSNHVNVISYLLSVGANVGVKTELGWTPLHSACNWNNYASAARLLAAGSNPGALSDGGQTPLHLAAAISHCKSTLLVLFLREDIVEISRRPNNSDETPEQLARSHGIYAPLFEMVLPAASHIRSLSFTCNPYVRS; encoded by the exons ATGTCGGATTCGGAAGACGAGtcaaaaattaaagattttaaagaaatttctgAAGAAATAGAACGATGCAAAATGAATCCAGCAACATCTGGAATGTTTGTGTCCGGTTGGGATGATGCAGACCAAGATGTCGATCTTGTGAAGAATCCCAAAg CTAATCCAATTGATCATGTTTTATGGGCTGCTGAAAATGGTGAACTTGAAACTCTTCGAGAACTTTTAACAAAACAACCGGGTCTAGTGCATGCAACTGATTCTGATGGATATACACCACTACACAGAGCTGCATATAGCAATCATGTGAATGTTATATCATACCTGCTTAGTGTAGGTGCAAATGTTGGAGTCAAAACAGAGCTTGGATGGACGCCACTACATTCCGCTTGCAATTGGAATAATTATGCTTCTGCTGCAAGATTGTTAGCAGCTGGTTCAAATCCAGGTGCTTTATCGGATGGAG GGCAAACACCTTTGCATTTGGCGGCAGCAATTAGTCACTGTAAATCAACATTACTTGTCTTGTTTCTTAGAGAAGACATTGTAGAAATTTCTCGAAGACCAAATAACTCAGATGAAACTCCAGAACAGTTAGCTCGAAGCCATGGAATTTATGCACCCTTATTTGAAATGGTATTACCAGCAGCCTCCCATATTCGTTCTTTATCCTTCACTTGCAACCCATATGTAAGATCATAA